The Carassius auratus strain Wakin chromosome 7, ASM336829v1, whole genome shotgun sequence genome contains the following window.
GTGAAGGGAGGGGTTGGCAAACATCAGGCCAAAGGCAAAAGAAACAATCACTGCCATGTACTGTTTTAATTTGAAGTTATGTTaaaaagtgaacaaaaaaaagcaacaaaaaaaaagataataaaataaatattatatttataaatcacacagacATTCTGGTCTCATCAGCATTGAAACTACTAAGCTGTCTTTTGGTTTCTTCATGACAAGAAACCAACTAACTCTACAAGTGTAAACTTGGATAATATGGTCGCTATGAAATATAGATCGTTGCATGTTACCGTTAGGCACTGCACACATCAGATATTTGCATTATAATTTGCAACCCAGTCGATTGTGCCACACCAGAATCAACAGATTCATTGTTCAGGCTACTAGTATTAGTGTTTTTGATCATCTGAAATCCCCATGCAACCAATGTTGTCTCTGTGACCTAATAATCTCTTCAGTAGATGTGTAGAGTATGATCCAACAACCTCTTAGGAAAGAACATGATAGTTTAGTGGCAAACATTTGCAGATTATCCATCTGATGTATTGTGTTGCGTGGAGGTTTGTATAAAGGGAGCTCGAGCCTGTGCCTCTAGCTCAGCTGGTCTGACTGGTAAAGCAGTAACAGGAGTGGTTTAACTTTAGCCCGGCACAATACACTCACAAACTCATGCGCACCAGCCAACCCACCCACTCACTCTTGCATTCTCACACACCTGGCCCAGAGGCACAACTGTCCCCCTTAGCCTCGAGAGCTACATACACACCCAGTTTCTGATTGTCTAGAAATCACATCCTTCATCTTCAGCTATGTAGGATGTAATCCACACTTGTTAACAAAGTCAAGATGTTATACTGGAAAGATTTGAACATCTTGCGGCTGTCATCATTTGTCTTCTTTACACAATACCTGGGCCAGATATGCAAAGCAAATATTGTGGTAACACggtgaaatgcattttttttgcattcagtttgTACTTCTAAAATCTGATGCTAATGTCGCCTTTATTTTTCCTCAAGTCTCCATGTCGCCCATCGCACTTCGTGAGGAAACCGAAGCCAGTCCGGCAGAGGTGGCGCTGTGCCTGTCCACTCGCAAGGACCACAGCATGTACACAACCAACCAGATGTACACCAATGACCCCGGTGCTGTGGTTCCTGCGGCTGAGCTCCCATCATGCACCGCTCTAGGCCAGAGTCCAGAGACCGAGCACATCCGAAGCACACACAACAATACGTACGTGCGCACTAAAATAAAGGTGAGGCTTCTGGAATATGTTTACTTTTACTATGTTGATCTAAGATCTAGTTACTGCGGCAATAAGCTCATATTCAGCTGCGGAGCCATTGTGCCACCGTTGGACATAATTGATTTGCGatctgcttgtgtgtgtgggTTATACTCATATCACTTTACTAGTCTGAATGTTTACACTACCACTAATTTAGTCTGTGTTTGTTATCTTGCTGCAGGTTACCACAGGTGAGCTTCCCAAAGAGGTTCCACCTATTGTTCCCAGTCTAACTACAAGTCCACCTGCTTCTATAGCGACACCTTGCTCCCCTCCTGCCGCTAAGTCCCCTTCGGTGCAGTCGAGTGGCGGGACTTATGTTTGCCAGGTGTGTCAAAAGGTTTTCCAGTTCCAGCGCATGCTAAACAGACACCTGAAATGTCACTGCGAGCAGAAGAGACACCTGTGCGACTTTTGCGGAAAGGGCTTTAACGACACCTTCGATCTCAAGAGGCACGTCCGCACACACACGGGTAAGAGCTTCATCTGTTTGTGATCAAATGGAAGTAGCCACAAATTACTAGTTgctgactggattttgagatatGGATGTGTTGGAGGGGCGcgatttaataatttttactggaaaacaaatctttttttaatatatagataGACTGAAAGGTCAAAAACGCTTAGAATAAATAAgatttgtaaatatgttttgaaaaaaGACCAAAGCTGcattgatttgattaaaaatacagtacaatcggtaatattgtgaaatattattacaattaaaaatagctgttttctatttgtatattttttaaaatataatttattcttgtgattctttgtgaaacagaaaggttcttaagatgttaaaggttctttatggaaccatttagacaaaagaggttcttctgtggcatcgtgaagcacctttatttttaagagtattgagcaacaaaacagcatgttactttaaaaaaaatttttttttttgtaaactatttGAATActctttttgttattaaaagaaaACGTGCTTTGTTATACCAACATGCAAAAACTCTTCATCTTTTTCAAACAAGAATATTCTTCTGTTCCTCCTGTAGGTGTTCGTCCGTACAAGTGCAATCTCTGCGAAAAGGCCTTCACTCAGCGCTGCTCTCTGGAGTCCCACATGAAGAAGATTCATGGTGTCACGCAGCAGTACGCTTACAAGGAGCGCCGCAACAAGTTGTACGTCTGTGAAGAGTGCGGCCATACAGCTTCTACCCAGGATGCATTGCTGCGCCACCTCCACACTGAACATCCAAACAGTGTCCTCCTGCGGGCCAAGGGGGCACGGAGACAGTCACCGATGATGAACGCTACCATAGATGACTCCTCCCAACCTGGTTCCCCTCTCTCTCATAACAGCGATGACACTGTAGAGTCCGGAGGGAGGTAGAGAAAGggatgtttccaaaaaaaaaatttttttaatgtatatataaaggGATGTGATTTAATGTGCATTCTGATTGTTTCATTCAGAAAACAGACATGAGGGAAGAGGGAATTTAAAAAGGGAAAGTGAAGTCATGCAGAATGCTGTTTTAATGCCAGTACGCTGAGATTCAGTTTACACTTTTGCTGCAGAATCAAGCTGTACATTTtctctgaaaaacacaaaagcaaatgATGACATCTACAGCATAAGTATGCACTACTTCagtttacatattattattattattattattattattaaaatagatgaAACACAACTCAGGAGAAATACACAATTCAATGTGACATTAAATAGTTCGATTTTTACTGTGTGGGACAGTGATTTTATGTAGCAATGTTTCAACACTAAAATGAACTCTGTAACAACTGATAGTTACATATCAGCAGTCCCTGATGTTTAAAAAAGGGATTtagaaagtaaatacattttgtgttgtTGTATTACTACTGTATGTAATATATACTTGCATAAATTCATcataaaaagatttatatttatccTGGTGTTTTATTTTCCTGGGTATGTTTTTTGCTagatttatacatttacttcCACATGTAACAACCTTTAATGATTGTAATACTTGTGTTTTGgggttactattattatttgtacttttcATATTCAAAAGCATCATATAGCCTATGTTATACCATTTTACTTTCTTGTCACTGTTAGATAAATGAAGCTGGCTCTTTGGCAATCTATAACAACACACTTacacaataaatgtgtttttgttgatgGTTTCAAAAGAAATGGGATTCATTCTCTTGTATTATTTCACCAACGTATTATCAGAAACAGTTACTTACTTAgaacttaattattaattttataaagtaTGTCTTATGCATGATTGCATGCATGCAAACAGTTATAGAGGCAGATTAGACCAATAAAGCATTTTAGAATTTGCATGCAAGAGAGAATGAATAAGAGACAGCAGGAGAAAAAGAGTTTCAGTGGGTGGATGTTGGCGGATTCCAGATCCTTGTTTGGTCTTGTTTCTGGAATTCAGTGTCTGTTTCATTGTGGGGCCATCAGGCATTAACGGCTCAAAAGTGCCTATCCCTTTAAAACCGTTATTTTCAACAGCACTAACACATTCTGTACCACCCTTTCAAACTGTAACACTTCAAGAATTCCTGGTTTAAAACAAACATAACTGAAGTGAgattaaatgtgttaattaatcGAGCCTAAGTTGGGGAACTAACTACTAGTTCTATATTACTGCAAAACATTAATCTAAACATCATCCAACCATATTGTGTTTAGTTCTCATGCATTCTCATGCAAAATGTCATGTTTCACAACATTTTGAGCTAAAATATGCACCATCAACCCCTTGAGCGGCGATACTTGTGTAGGCCTATCCTTAACGGAAATGACGTAACTACAATACTTTACAAAACACAGGTGGGGAACCGGTGGGCAGCTAAACTAAAGGTAAACATGGCATCCAAAACCCCGCAGataatttaatagtaataatttacatgcatttttaaaaacgATCACTCTAGGATCTAGTGTGTAATCTGAATTTTATCACGTCGGTTGCAAGGAAATAACCAAACGAGCAAATGCATAGCCTATGGATAATAAGGATTATTAAGTtgcattacaaatatatatatgcaacatgaatatattttactttttaggaTGTAAGTTGCATGTTCGATGCAATTATGGCAACGGATCAGGTCGGATGCACCTTATACCTTTATGCCCAAACCCTCTTTTGCAGCGGTTACAAGATATGCGTGATAGCGCCAAAGAGAAAAGCTTGAAAATCCAGAGGATGGGCAATTGTGTTGGATTTAGgtttaaatattgaatttaacGGATTGCAAACACGAACAAAATCCCATTTGTGACTCATTAAACTTAGCGGATGCAATGTTGGGcataaactcttaaaaaaaaaaaaaaaaaaaaaaaaaaaattggacgaGCGGATGCAGAAGCATAATCGGGAAAACTGTGAAGGACTTCAGTGTAGTCCAGACGTTGATTATATCTGAAATGCCAATTATCCACACCCTTTATCTTAATCTGTCAGTGTTTCATGTTTACAGTCTTCTGTTTTATTCCTGAAAGGTTCTGATGCTATAAGCAACTTCTTTTCTAAAGCAACTTCTTGCCATAAGGAGCAGCATGGCTTCCATCAAACAGATGAAGGAACCTTCAGGAAACTTTTGTGAACGTACagttggtttaaaaaaagaaatgagttGCGATTACTTGCTTGAGTTAATATTAGAAAACAAATGACTCGTTTTGCAGAAGCAAACCCAAAGAGAAGTGAGAAAGGAGAAGGGAACTATGAAAAAGAGAGAATATATGAAACAGAAGAGGTCTGGGGGTGTACTACTCACTttgtatagacacacacacacaagtaaaacaagcatttattttcttcttacTTTCCACATATATATAGGCACCACTAATGCACTCTATAAAATGtaagtgtattatttatttctagaTGCCTGGCAGTAAAGGTTTTATGTTTAGGagcgttcctgtagctcaattggtagagctctgcgttatcaagcgcaaggttgggggttagaTCCCcaaacacatgataggtaaaattgatagccagaatgcactgtaagtcgctttggatagaagcgtctgctaaatgcataaatttaaatttaactgCAAACTGAGGCACAACTCTTGTGTGATAACTCCTTCACACAGGTAAGGCaagcaaaaacacacaacacacaaaagaCTTGCTGAACTGCCCACTATAAACGCTGCTCATACCCTAACTATGCTGATTTCCTCTACACAGCCTGATCTTGTTAGCAAACACTGCATGGTCATCAGTTTGCAAACTCATTAATAAGGTTCTTCTGGTGAAGACGCACAATCCTGCCAAGTGAGATATATAAACTGCAATCACTGCCTTGGATTTCTACTTTAGTTCAGTTACTCTTCACCTTTCTCTGTTTTATTTCAGGTATTCATTGACTGATCAGGGTCTGGCTTTAGCCGAGACGCTGGATTCAGAAGAGAATGGGATGGCTAAAGAATATGTGGAGCAAATGAGTGAAGAAGAGGACATTTGGGATGGACCAGAGGTTGTAGACCTGATtttagaggaggaggaggaagagaaagagagtagaTGAGTAGACGCAGGTTGTCTTTTGCATAAGTGCAATGACGTGTCTAAAATCATTTGCATGTTGGGAGGGTATGGAGAAGCACCATTGTGGCATATTAACTGTATCAACTTTCATCCACCCATAGGTCTAGAAAGTCTTCAGAAAGGCCTGCCCCAGCTCTTTCTGTAAATCAGGTCAGAGGTCAAGTCTCTGAATCAGACGCCACAGGAAAAGAGACGGTGAGAACACAATGGGTTGGCATCTTCCACCTGGCTCTTATGACATTGTGTTGTGTGCAGACTTCATCGAAACAGCATTATGATATTTACAGATTATATGTGTGCTACAATtctacttttaataataatataaattcatttaaaattcttctaatgcatattatttaatagaactgaaaatagtttgtagaacctTATTATTCAGTTGTATTTTGAACTCAACAGGGGAAGCAGTGGTCGCAAACAAGAATTGGTTAAGGAATTACAAAGGAATGGTGTGAGCAATGATGTCAGGAAACTGAATGTGGGAGACTTCCTTTGAGTGGCACGTGAGAAAGTGACACCTGTTCCTCGTAAGTCAACTAGCAATTTTTTCGTTTTCCTGAGATGTTAGACTAGTTACTAACCAGCAGATGGCAGTGTTGCTCTTAaattagtgttatttattttaaatcagtttaccTGGGACAAATTTGTAAGTTGTTTGAGACAATATTGAAAGGCCCTTCTATCTCAGCTGTTATGTACTTCTGTtacaataaaagcaaataaacgGTGCTAATGAAGAATTGTcattatttgtattactttttttgccactagatgacaaaaaaaaaaaaaaaaaaatctaaaatagtttatcccaaaaaatttaaattagctaaatatttactcatcctcaggccatccaagatgagtttgtttcttcattggaataaatttgatttttttgtgatttttatatcagctgtttggactctcattctgacggcacccattcactacagaggatccattggggtGCAAGAGATGTAATGGttaaactattactttaaatatttttaagactTATTGGCACCCACTGGAAGATTGCAGAGGCCTCATAGTTTAGAACCAGTTTTAATAGATTAAATccattaagattattatttttttaattataaaggtTCCACATGTACAAATTCCAAACAAAAACTGTCTTCGTTCAGTGCAGCTGCGTCCACCTGTGGGAAAAGAGCTGGTGCTTGAATACATAATTGAGAGGAAGAGGATGGATTATCTCTGTGGAAGCATCATAGATTGACGCTTTTAGAGAGCAGAAGGTTTGaaccatgacacacacacacacacacacacacacacacaaaaagttgtGAAAATAAACCTTGAAtaccatttttcatttgttttgtttttttcaatttacTGCTTtctcattataataaaaatatttgtgatttattatgtttacagtttattttcttctgttgcATTCTCATCCTTAGTTTCGACTGAAGAGGTGTGGTCTGCGTAAGCCAATTTATCTAGCTTATCTCAGTACACCTGAGAGCACATTACAACAGGCTATAGTCAATACACGGGTATAAAGCAGGCCATAAAGACCATCATGCAATAGTTTGTGTAAATCACACGTTCCCTATTATACTCTAGTATTTCCTAATTTATGTCAGGATTTGTTTGTGCTTTATTTGAGTTGAGACTATCTGGCTTTCATTAATCCTCAGAATTGCACATTATTCTGTCACTCCAGAGAACTGGAGGGTGATGGAGAAGATAAGCGAGAGCAAATGGCAAACCTGTCCTGTTCTCTCATGGCCTTCACAGAATTAAACTCTGGGGCTATTAAGAACAAGGTAATGTCAACAAATCAGTGAACATTTTAGAAAGTTGGTTTGCACTGATATATAAATAATGCCCAAAATGATTTTGCTGATAACATGATAATAATTAATGCTCATGTAAAATCTGtactaaaatcaaaataaaacattaaaaccgaAAACTGGGATTGTGATGCGAAAGTGAATTTAGACATCACAATGTTATATTGTACATTATGGTTGGATATTTGTTTTGGATATTCAAGTGTCTTAAAAACAGCCTTTCTTGAAATAGTGCTATTaaagaattatgttttttttaatacttaaagaGATGCCGCTAgatgacagaaaaaataatctaaaagtgggttaaataactatatatatatatatatatatatatatatatatatatgtgtgtgtgtgtgtgtgtgtgtgtgtgtattagtgctgtcaaatgatcacatccaaaataaggtATTGCACACATAAGTGTGTgtagtatgtatatttattatgcatatttaaatacacagacatacagtatatatatatatatatatatatatatatatatatatatgtttaatatataatcataacatATTTTACTAAATAGATAAATGCTTGTGTGTGTATCGATacgtaataaatatacacactacaCGTACACATTATGTgagcaaaaacttttattttggatgtgagtaattgcgattaatcgtttgacagcactataatattatttataatatagctATTATGAATTTTTCTGCTGGTGACCTTTGCTGGGCTGATATATATCATGCTTTCCTgtgaaaaaatgtttatttttccccATTAATCCTACTTTTATTTCTAATCAAGATCTCTGACTCATACAAACAGTGGGGAAGTATTTGCACGACAGTTTATGCAGATCAGTGGAGTCTCTGGTGATAAAGCATCCGCTGTTCTTGAACACTACAGCACAGTCAGCAGGTGTGACTCACTCTCCACTTTTGCAGAAACATTCACTCATTAAAACTAATTTACATTCCActatcacagacacacactcattaaACCACTCATTTATATTCTACTATCCCTACATTAACTCActgtatgaaattaaaattactGTATTTCATAAAAATTGCTGGGTAACATAAATGAATAACAACATGTCAAGTTCATGTAATTTTACCTCTTTGGTCACCCAATCATTTGGAAAAGgctattggcttttttttttttttttttggtcatttattATTTCTCTAGTTTATTAAAAGCGAATCAGTGCTCCAATGAAACTGATAAAGATAAACTTCTTTCATCCATCAAAAATGGTAAACTCAaaaggtttgttttgtttgtgcggATTTGTTTTTACTCTGTCTAGATATctccatgtatgtatgtatttgagtATGTGTTTAAATTACATGTAATGGCTTTGCTTGCTCATGTGCTAAGAAtagctatataaaaataaaaataaaaatatgaagaaaatataaagaaatctatatttttatatttttaaaggatgcaataaattaatcaagtgactgtaaagacctacattttattttaaatcattgttgcttttttgaactttctattcatcagtgaATCTTTAAAAGAATGTATTgtgatttccaaaaaaatattaaactttattCAACAGTGATAGCAACAAGAAATATTGAGAatcaaaacagcatattaaaatgattcctaagagtaatgatgcaaaaaaatcagctttgcatcacaggaataaattacattttaaagttaatttaatgtgaccctggaccacaaaataaGTCTTAAGtccctggggtatatttttagcaatagccaaaaaaaaaaaaaacatatatgggTCAAAAgtatagatttttctttcataccaaaattacacaatatattttttttatataaactaaaTGCATTCCTTGTTTAGCCTTAATGACTTCAATtaataatttagatattttttatttttgtaatataaatgtaatctatatttgtaatattttgtaatatatatatatatatatatatatatatatttgttattgcaGGAATACTGGACCTGCATTGAGCCACACTATATATCAGCTCTACTGTACACATGTACAAATGTGTTGTTGCACTTCAGTTTAAtcattgcattttcattttcattctgtgcATTTGTTGACTCTCAAATGATGTCTATAGCAATAAAGATATAAATTACAGTTATTCTATCTTGCCTCTGGAGTATTGCAGTTCAATTATatgcttcaaaacaaaacctgtaAACTTGCTGTGCCTTAGCGTTAATCATTAAAGCATAAGATTTCTAAAAAGGCAAATTGTGCaataaaatgaaggaaataattgCAAGGGGGCATTGGTGCAATGGATTGGGACAAGCTGCATGGGGAAGCCAGGTGGGTGACATCAGTGTTAAGAAAGCAGTGTTGAGGTAACGGCTGCTGTGCCTTACAGGAGATAGGAGGGGGACTCCGCTGACGTCCTCTGAATCTCCCTCAAGGAGAAACACGCATATCGACAAAAACAAGTAGGGCGCTTTGAATCGACGCTGCTTGCTTTCGTGGAAATGTGTTTTGACGTTTTGCTGCCTACATCCAGCATTCAGACAGGCGCGTGCGTTATAAAATCCTCGATGCATTCTTTTCCCATCATCCATGTTTCCGGACCTACACCCATAACAACAACCTCATCATCCTCACCACAGTGAAGGTGATGAAGCTGGTGGGGAGATGGTCAGAACCGAGAGACTATTTGAGAAGATATGCATGCACTTGATGTGTGAAGGGCAAGGAGGAGACGGAGAGTGCGGGTGGGTAATGTGGCGTTATTCATGCGATTTCGCCCAGGCTGCTGCTCTCGAGCAAACGTATCGGGACCAGCGGCGGATGGGGTGACTTACCCGAGGGCCGCCCGCCAATCCTGAAGCCCGGGGTGCCTCCGTGGGGCTCGAGGGACGGAGGAAAGATGCAGGAGGCGACGGCTGATGGAGAGGAGCCCATTCCCAACAGAGCTGGGAGGGAAGAGGTGAGACGAGGGCGTGTAAATTCTCCAGATCcgaaataaattatgtatttgtgtttaCATATACAGGTTAGCTGGTGTAGTACAGTAAGTATTAATGTTGAGCCGGGAAGGCGGTCACGACGTatatggcaagccattttaacatttGTTACTGACGACTTTTAATGACTTGCTAAACAATCCATCAGAGAATAGTTGTATCTTTGAGTTTCAGTAGTAACTATTAGATACTACTATTGCTAGCTAGTGACGGGTGTGCTTTTGAACATAtactattcggttgttaagtgatgacgtaagaatcGCTGTTTCCAGGTCCAAGCCTCAAATCGCTTGACTTGAGAATACTACCTccgcagccgtttatgagcactgtttattaatattaatcatttaagttaaacattttcaaattcaCAGTGTACACTACAGTCTCCATGCTCACAGCATCtcaaacacaaatacattttatatttatttacttatattttcattgtctggctatctgggacttcagtATGGAGTAAAAGGTTAGGATTATAACTTTTTTGGTAGTATTATATCACAGTGTGAgtgtatattagcaccttttgttgttttctcgtggtatcTGATAGAgtgtttggacacggaagcggtGACACGTGATGTCAGACTTAACAAGTGGATAGTAAggtttattatactgtatatattatatttacaacaCTTTTTAATGAAGTATTAACTATAGTTAACTGATAAACTATAAAACTCTAGTATACTTTTAGTTATTACT
Protein-coding sequences here:
- the LOC113105607 gene encoding putative transcription factor Ovo-like 1, whose product is MPRAFLVKKTGNSPGKRNWSNLPDHERGDIYIPVSMSPIALREETEASPAEVALCLSTRKDHSMYTTNQMYTNDPGAVVPAAELPSCTALGQSPETEHIRSTHNNTYVRTKIKVTTGELPKEVPPIVPSLTTSPPASIATPCSPPAAKSPSVQSSGGTYVCQVCQKVFQFQRMLNRHLKCHCEQKRHLCDFCGKGFNDTFDLKRHVRTHTGVRPYKCNLCEKAFTQRCSLESHMKKIHGVTQQYAYKERRNKLYVCEECGHTASTQDALLRHLHTEHPNSVLLRAKGARRQSPMMNATIDDSSQPGSPLSHNSDDTVESGGR